One genomic segment of Vibrio quintilis includes these proteins:
- a CDS encoding Lrp/AsnC family transcriptional regulator: MDRLDERILRELMKNGRISNVDLSECVGLSPSATLRRVQELERSGTIKGYRAVLDKQKLDVGFIAYVSIGLSDHSTRSQHLFEEQIHLADEVTECHNITGATEYLLRIETKDLAAYKRFHSDVLGELPQVNSISTMVVMGSPKDER; the protein is encoded by the coding sequence ATGGACCGTTTAGACGAAAGAATATTGCGTGAGCTGATGAAAAACGGAAGAATCTCCAACGTTGATCTATCTGAATGTGTGGGATTGTCACCTTCGGCAACCCTGCGCCGGGTGCAGGAGCTGGAACGCAGCGGCACGATTAAGGGCTACCGGGCGGTGCTGGACAAACAGAAGCTGGATGTTGGTTTTATTGCGTATGTGTCAATCGGTTTGTCGGATCACAGTACCCGCTCGCAACATTTATTTGAGGAGCAGATTCATTTAGCGGATGAAGTGACGGAGTGCCACAATATTACCGGTGCGACGGAATATTTGCTCAGGATTGAAACGAAGGATCTGGCGGCCTATAAACGGTTTCATTCCGATGTTTTAGGGGAACTCCCACAGGTGAATTCAATTTCAACGATGGTCGTGATGGGGTCGCCAAAGGATGAAAGATAA
- a CDS encoding M35 family metallo-endopeptidase — MNNIKKLLLATALGSMSSLAFAQSLEVTIQPADQSFDKNSDVKVNVTVTNTSQEDVKVLSWYLVQNAALQNNAFDVTVDGEKVSYTGPIVKRPAPTADDYIQLAAGETITQTFDLSAYYDMTQAGTYSVQYDVDALGLIKDSSTARSKSKAADLQQLKSNNVSFWVEGLGPKTDLLSKIQTAELNAKFGITYAGSCSNSKKSSIKTAVSASQNLSYDAYKHLYDYWDKGSESDRYSTWFGSYDSSRYSTVTNHFYKIYSALNNQNITMDCYCEGNLSNAYAYVYPNQPYHIHLCGAFWNASTTGSDSQAGTIIHEMSHFTVNGGTEDVAYGQYNARYLATNSPDKAVKNADNHEYFAENPYNQ, encoded by the coding sequence ATGAACAACATCAAAAAACTATTACTCGCTACCGCGTTAGGGAGTATGTCGTCTTTGGCATTCGCGCAATCTTTGGAAGTAACAATACAACCGGCCGATCAATCATTTGATAAAAATAGTGATGTGAAGGTTAACGTCACGGTGACAAATACCAGCCAGGAGGATGTAAAAGTTTTAAGCTGGTATTTAGTTCAGAATGCAGCACTGCAAAATAATGCGTTCGATGTGACTGTTGACGGCGAAAAAGTATCTTATACCGGCCCGATCGTCAAACGCCCGGCACCGACAGCCGATGACTATATTCAGTTAGCCGCCGGGGAAACCATCACCCAGACTTTTGATTTATCCGCTTACTATGACATGACTCAGGCGGGGACATACAGCGTTCAGTATGATGTCGATGCACTTGGTCTGATCAAAGATTCTTCAACTGCCAGATCAAAATCGAAAGCCGCCGATCTGCAACAGCTGAAATCAAACAATGTGTCTTTCTGGGTGGAAGGTTTAGGCCCGAAGACTGATCTGCTGAGCAAAATTCAGACCGCTGAGCTGAATGCAAAATTTGGTATTACTTACGCGGGCAGCTGTTCGAACAGTAAAAAGTCATCGATCAAAACCGCTGTGTCTGCATCACAGAACCTGAGTTATGACGCGTATAAACATTTGTATGATTACTGGGACAAAGGCAGCGAATCTGACCGTTACAGCACCTGGTTTGGTTCATACGACAGCAGCCGTTATTCAACGGTCACCAACCATTTCTATAAAATTTATAGTGCCCTGAATAACCAGAATATTACGATGGACTGTTATTGTGAGGGTAACCTGTCTAATGCTTATGCTTACGTGTATCCGAACCAGCCTTATCACATTCACCTGTGCGGTGCTTTCTGGAATGCTTCCACAACCGGTTCTGACTCTCAGGCGGGAACCATTATCCATGAAATGAGTCACTTTACCGTGAATGGCGGAACAGAAGACGTGGCTTATGGTCAGTACAATGCGAGATATCTGGCAACAAACAGCCCTGATAAAGCGGTGAAAAACGCAGATAATCACGAGTACTTCGCGGAAAACCCATACAATCAATAA
- a CDS encoding DMT family transporter — protein MNIIYLVIALLAGAGMSVQAAVNSRLSSGIGDQPVVAALISFLVGSLCLAVIAGLLSDWQQVTTSLGQQPLWRWLGGAIGAGIVFTSVLLAQKLGVANTMFLFIVGQLVTGMAIDHFGLIQMSVRPAHWWKFAGMGLMMCGLILFTFGHRWFDK, from the coding sequence ATGAATATAATCTATCTGGTTATTGCTCTGCTTGCCGGAGCAGGTATGTCCGTACAGGCTGCGGTAAACAGCCGGTTAAGCAGCGGGATCGGTGATCAGCCGGTAGTGGCTGCCCTGATTTCATTTCTTGTCGGTTCATTGTGTCTGGCGGTGATTGCAGGCTTGCTGTCTGACTGGCAACAGGTGACGACCAGTTTGGGTCAGCAGCCTTTATGGCGCTGGCTGGGTGGTGCGATTGGTGCCGGTATTGTCTTCACTTCTGTGTTGCTGGCGCAAAAACTGGGCGTGGCAAATACCATGTTCCTGTTTATTGTGGGCCAGCTGGTGACCGGAATGGCAATTGACCATTTTGGTTTAATACAGATGTCGGTCAGGCCGGCGCACTGGTGGAAATTTGCCGGAATGGGCCTGATGATGTGTGGCCTGATTCTGTTTACATTCGGCCACCGCTGGTTTGATAAATAG
- a CDS encoding winged helix-turn-helix transcriptional regulator — MEINKKTETKNQIHMLMEMGGANVLAPECPSREVLRHISGRWGALVFWALRDGEKHRFSDIRRTIRGISEKMLSQTLQHLEYDGFVERTVHPVVPPHVEYHLTPLGAEFGSRVADLITWLEGNFIQILEARGKAEDAPDRKNVAK, encoded by the coding sequence ATGGAAATAAATAAAAAAACTGAGACAAAGAATCAGATTCATATGCTGATGGAAATGGGCGGTGCCAATGTACTCGCACCGGAATGTCCTTCCCGCGAGGTACTTCGCCACATCAGTGGTCGCTGGGGCGCGCTGGTATTCTGGGCGCTGCGGGACGGCGAAAAACACCGCTTCAGTGATATCCGCCGGACCATCCGGGGCATCAGTGAAAAAATGCTGTCACAAACCCTGCAGCATCTGGAATATGATGGATTTGTTGAACGAACAGTTCACCCGGTCGTGCCGCCGCATGTTGAATACCACCTGACGCCTCTGGGGGCTGAATTCGGGTCGCGGGTCGCAGACTTGATTACATGGCTGGAAGGGAATTTTATTCAGATTCTGGAAGCACGGGGAAAAGCGGAAGATGCGCCGGACAGAAAAAATGTCGCCAAATAA
- a CDS encoding SDR family oxidoreductase: protein MYLVTGASGQLGRLIIQALQDKGVAADQIVAAVRSPEKVLDLASAGVVVRKADYTEPASLKAAFEGVKKVILVSSSEVGQRAPQHQNVIDAAKEAGVELLAYTSLLKADSSPMLLAEEHKVTEAALAASGIPHVLLRNSWYLENYTASAGMAVEHGAVLGCAGDGKYAMASRADYAEAAAVVVTTEGHAGKTYELAGDEAVTLAEYAAAVAEVSGKPVAYQELPEQEYVKVLTGIGLPEGFAQVLANSDVGASQGALFDDSKTLSTLIGHGTTSVKDAIKAAL from the coding sequence ATGTATTTAGTGACAGGTGCTTCAGGCCAGCTGGGCCGTTTGATTATTCAGGCTTTACAGGACAAAGGCGTCGCCGCAGATCAGATCGTTGCGGCTGTGCGCTCGCCGGAAAAAGTACTGGATTTAGCCAGTGCCGGTGTGGTGGTTCGCAAAGCAGATTATACCGAGCCTGCCTCTCTGAAAGCTGCTTTTGAAGGGGTTAAAAAAGTTATCCTTGTTTCTTCGAGTGAAGTCGGACAGCGTGCGCCTCAGCACCAGAATGTGATTGATGCTGCGAAAGAAGCGGGTGTTGAACTGCTGGCTTATACCAGCCTGCTGAAAGCAGATTCTTCACCGATGTTGCTGGCGGAAGAGCATAAAGTGACAGAAGCTGCTCTGGCTGCCTCCGGCATTCCGCATGTATTGCTGCGTAACAGCTGGTATCTGGAAAACTATACCGCCTCTGCGGGGATGGCGGTTGAGCATGGTGCCGTTCTGGGTTGTGCCGGTGACGGAAAATATGCGATGGCGAGCCGTGCAGATTATGCCGAAGCTGCTGCTGTGGTTGTTACAACGGAAGGCCATGCCGGGAAAACTTATGAACTGGCAGGTGATGAAGCCGTCACACTGGCTGAATATGCTGCTGCGGTTGCGGAAGTGTCCGGTAAACCTGTGGCTTATCAGGAGCTGCCTGAACAGGAATATGTAAAAGTACTGACAGGGATTGGCCTGCCGGAAGGGTTTGCACAAGTGCTGGCGAATTCCGATGTGGGTGCTTCACAAGGTGCCCTGTTTGATGACAGCAAAACCTTATCAACACTGATTGGTCATGGTACGACTTCAGTGAAAGATGCGATTAAAGCGGCGCTTTAA
- a CDS encoding glycerate kinase, with product MKIVIAPDSFKESLSAQQVCESVRTGMARVWPAAEFICVPVADGGEGTVQALVDATQGQRIETQVTGPLGDPVQAFYGLLGDLPGDEQTAVIEMAQASGLHWVPPEQRDPKLTTSYGTGQLILHALNHHARRLIIGLGGSATNDGGAGMLAALGVRFFNDDKEITRPAGQDLVTLTHIDISGLDPRLQSCEIQIACDVDNPLCGEYGASTIFGPQKGASEADVRLLENGLLKFGRLTEEMTGKMVINTPGSGAAGGMGAALTGYTNATLKPGVEIVTTTVRLAEHLADADLVITGEGRIDHQTVHGKTPAGVAAIAKQQHLPVIALAGCLGEGYQAVYECGIDAIFTILPGAMALPQALATAADNLTDTAENVARLWQLANSKSRF from the coding sequence ATGAAAATCGTCATCGCCCCAGACTCTTTTAAAGAAAGTCTCAGCGCACAACAGGTGTGTGAATCGGTTCGGACCGGCATGGCCCGAGTCTGGCCGGCGGCTGAATTTATCTGTGTGCCGGTAGCAGATGGCGGAGAAGGCACGGTACAGGCGCTGGTTGATGCGACACAAGGCCAGCGGATTGAAACGCAGGTGACCGGTCCGCTGGGCGATCCGGTGCAAGCTTTTTATGGCCTGCTGGGCGATTTGCCGGGTGATGAGCAAACCGCCGTCATCGAGATGGCGCAGGCCAGTGGTTTGCATTGGGTGCCGCCGGAACAACGCGACCCGAAACTCACCACCAGCTATGGCACCGGACAACTGATTCTGCATGCGCTGAATCATCACGCCAGGCGCCTGATTATCGGCCTCGGCGGCAGTGCGACCAACGACGGCGGCGCCGGTATGCTGGCCGCGCTGGGCGTGCGCTTTTTCAATGATGACAAAGAAATCACCCGCCCGGCAGGTCAGGATCTGGTCACCCTGACTCACATTGACATCTCCGGCCTTGATCCCCGGCTGCAATCCTGTGAAATTCAAATCGCCTGCGATGTAGACAATCCCCTGTGTGGTGAATACGGCGCAAGCACAATATTTGGTCCGCAAAAAGGAGCATCCGAAGCGGATGTCCGTCTGCTGGAGAATGGATTGCTGAAGTTCGGCCGCTTAACGGAAGAGATGACAGGAAAGATGGTAATCAATACGCCAGGCAGCGGTGCCGCAGGCGGTATGGGAGCAGCACTCACCGGATATACCAATGCCACCCTGAAACCGGGAGTTGAGATTGTCACCACAACCGTCCGGCTGGCAGAACATCTGGCAGATGCTGATTTGGTCATCACCGGCGAAGGGCGCATCGACCATCAAACCGTTCACGGTAAAACACCGGCTGGCGTCGCAGCTATCGCCAAACAGCAACACCTGCCGGTTATTGCACTGGCCGGTTGCCTCGGTGAAGGCTATCAGGCGGTTTATGAATGTGGGATTGATGCCATATTTACCATCTTACCCGGTGCAATGGCTCTGCCTCAGGCTCTGGCAACCGCGGCAGACAACCTGACTGACACTGCGGAAAATGTCGCCCGCCTGTGGCAGCTCGCAAATAGCAAATCCCGGTTTTGA
- a CDS encoding CitMHS family transporter, with translation MLMAVSGFLMLATIMYFLFKGRTIPVVVFITVPVLAAFLAGFSVEEVVSFIQFGIKKTSKMAVLFIFSVTFFGIMSDAGMFDGLVNKLVSKAGTNVVAVAVATAVIGIFSHLDGATVTTVLVTVPAMLPVYKKLNIRPHLLLLIVGCGMGVMNLLPWGGPVARAAVVLGTDPTTLWRHMIPLQIMGIFATFGLAVVMAIREKKYHHAGRIDLVVNEASGDLEVEEKNEAAMKLKRYDRTWVNLGITAILLGVLLANIFPTYFTFMIGVCAALLVNYPDVQEQKRRMKAHAPAALDVASVMLAAGIMVGILGKSGMLEAMTVPLLEVIPGPIAQFLHILMGIIALPLGTMLGTDSYFYGLLPLAIKVGENYGITGLTMAIAMTVGKNLSLLISPLVPATYLGIGLTNIELKDHIRYSFFGLWTVALIMFAFAWMIGMF, from the coding sequence ATGTTAATGGCAGTTTCAGGATTCTTGATGCTGGCGACGATCATGTATTTCCTGTTTAAAGGACGCACCATTCCGGTGGTGGTCTTTATTACCGTCCCTGTACTGGCTGCTTTTCTTGCCGGATTTTCCGTTGAAGAGGTGGTTTCTTTTATTCAGTTCGGCATTAAAAAAACCAGCAAAATGGCCGTGTTGTTTATCTTCTCGGTGACTTTTTTCGGCATCATGTCCGATGCCGGGATGTTTGATGGCCTGGTGAATAAGCTGGTTTCAAAGGCCGGCACCAATGTAGTTGCTGTGGCTGTGGCGACCGCGGTGATCGGTATTTTTTCTCATCTGGATGGCGCGACTGTGACGACGGTTTTAGTCACGGTACCGGCGATGCTGCCGGTATATAAAAAGCTGAATATCCGGCCGCATTTGCTCCTGCTGATTGTTGGCTGCGGAATGGGCGTGATGAACCTGCTGCCCTGGGGCGGGCCGGTTGCCCGGGCTGCTGTGGTGTTGGGCACCGACCCAACGACATTATGGCGACATATGATTCCGCTGCAAATCATGGGGATTTTTGCCACTTTCGGGCTGGCTGTTGTGATGGCGATCCGGGAGAAAAAATATCATCATGCCGGTCGCATTGATCTGGTGGTGAATGAAGCCAGCGGTGACCTTGAGGTTGAAGAGAAAAACGAAGCAGCGATGAAGCTGAAACGCTATGACCGGACCTGGGTGAACCTGGGAATTACCGCGATTCTGCTGGGTGTGCTGCTGGCGAATATTTTCCCGACCTATTTTACTTTTATGATCGGCGTGTGTGCAGCACTGCTGGTGAATTATCCGGATGTGCAGGAGCAAAAACGCCGGATGAAGGCTCATGCGCCTGCTGCCCTTGATGTGGCTTCGGTGATGCTGGCGGCCGGTATTATGGTTGGTATTCTGGGCAAAAGCGGTATGCTGGAAGCGATGACGGTGCCTCTGCTGGAAGTGATTCCCGGTCCCATCGCACAGTTCCTGCATATTCTGATGGGGATTATCGCGTTGCCGCTGGGCACAATGTTGGGCACGGATTCTTATTTCTATGGTTTGCTGCCGCTGGCCATCAAAGTGGGTGAGAACTATGGTATTACCGGCCTGACTATGGCGATAGCCATGACCGTCGGAAAGAACCTGTCATTGCTGATTAGCCCGCTGGTGCCTGCCACCTATCTTGGCATCGGTTTGACAAATATTGAGTTGAAAGATCACATTCGTTACAGCTTTTTCGGTCTGTGGACCGTGGCCCTGATTATGTTTGCTTTTGCCTGGATGATTGGTATGTTTTGA
- a CDS encoding YecA family protein produces the protein MKPGRNDPCPCGSGKKYKRCCMNSVSKQHAEMFDDVEQIIAMNPNLTLDELNVITQSRMHERNQRPIDDFCGLSSTQMSNWLYAPFKELSLVTISTPDDLSVSPVMRYLDIILDEAMQNEGSFKATSKGNLPARLVKQASDILPEFAVAQYETEVSISEFAGSNEDKFNALHYARVLAEIAGIIYRRSGRYHVKKTAQKQYQSQGLHAFFKPMLEAAVSQYNWGYLDFFEQDVDLRTFWLFMLWRLQIHASVERLIDEVVIAFPDLLRQVGPDDYHTPTRLLSVMIESRFIERFLQFWGFVTMDPKRFNHGEYLPRIVQIQPLLKHTFQFNTGV, from the coding sequence ATGAAACCCGGACGAAATGATCCCTGCCCGTGTGGTAGTGGTAAAAAGTACAAACGTTGCTGTATGAATAGTGTGTCAAAACAGCACGCTGAAATGTTTGATGATGTCGAACAGATCATTGCGATGAATCCTAATCTGACGCTGGATGAACTCAATGTCATTACCCAAAGCAGAATGCATGAGCGCAATCAACGTCCCATCGATGATTTTTGTGGTCTTTCGTCAACTCAAATGTCGAACTGGTTATATGCCCCGTTTAAAGAATTATCTTTGGTTACCATCAGCACGCCGGATGACCTGTCTGTTAGCCCGGTGATGCGTTATTTAGACATCATTTTAGATGAAGCGATGCAAAATGAGGGTTCGTTTAAAGCAACCAGTAAAGGGAATTTACCGGCCAGATTAGTCAAACAAGCCAGTGATATATTGCCTGAGTTTGCTGTTGCTCAATACGAAACCGAAGTGAGTATCAGTGAATTTGCCGGCAGCAATGAAGATAAATTCAATGCCTTGCACTATGCCCGGGTTCTGGCTGAAATTGCGGGTATTATTTATCGCCGGAGTGGTCGCTACCATGTCAAAAAAACCGCACAAAAACAGTATCAGAGTCAGGGGTTACATGCCTTTTTCAAGCCTATGCTGGAAGCTGCTGTCAGCCAGTATAACTGGGGCTACTTAGACTTCTTTGAGCAAGATGTGGATTTACGTACCTTCTGGCTGTTTATGCTGTGGCGTTTGCAAATTCATGCCAGTGTTGAGCGGTTAATTGATGAGGTTGTGATTGCATTTCCTGATTTATTACGGCAAGTGGGACCAGATGACTACCACACGCCAACCCGATTACTCAGTGTCATGATCGAATCGCGTTTTATTGAGCGCTTTTTGCAGTTTTGGGGGTTCGTCACGATGGATCCCAAACGTTTTAATCACGGAGAATATCTGCCGCGGATAGTACAGATACAGCCGCTGCTAAAACACACTTTCCAGTTTAATACTGGCGTATAA
- a CDS encoding YicC/YloC family endoribonuclease, producing MIYSMTAYARKEIKAEWGTAVWEIRSVNQRYLETYFRMPEQFRGLEPVLRERFRKKLARGKVECHLRFEASAAATNELIINEALAQQVIEAANQIMHMTGELSRVNPFQVMQWPGVMETPEQDMDQITKALLDEFDVALDEFIETRSREGENMKALIEQRLDTITGEVTKVRARMPEILEWQRERLYTKFEEAKVELEPTRIEQELILMAQKSDVAEELDRLDSHVKETRNILKKGGACGRRLDFMMQEFNRESNTLASKSISADITASGVELKVLIEQMREQIQNIE from the coding sequence ATGATTTACAGTATGACCGCGTATGCACGCAAAGAAATTAAAGCAGAGTGGGGCACCGCCGTATGGGAAATCCGCTCTGTGAATCAGCGTTATCTCGAAACCTATTTTCGTATGCCTGAACAGTTTCGCGGTCTGGAACCTGTTCTGCGCGAGCGCTTTCGTAAAAAATTAGCGCGCGGCAAGGTTGAATGTCATTTGAGGTTTGAAGCCAGCGCAGCAGCGACCAACGAATTAATCATCAATGAGGCTCTGGCACAACAGGTGATTGAAGCGGCCAATCAAATCATGCATATGACCGGCGAACTCAGCCGGGTGAATCCGTTTCAGGTGATGCAATGGCCAGGCGTGATGGAGACACCGGAACAGGACATGGACCAAATCACCAAAGCCTTGCTGGATGAGTTCGATGTTGCACTGGACGAGTTTATTGAAACCCGCTCCCGTGAAGGGGAAAACATGAAAGCCCTGATTGAGCAGCGTCTGGATACCATTACCGGAGAAGTCACCAAAGTCCGGGCCCGCATGCCGGAAATTCTCGAATGGCAACGTGAACGCCTGTACACCAAGTTTGAGGAAGCTAAAGTCGAGCTTGAGCCTACCAGAATTGAGCAGGAACTGATTCTGATGGCGCAAAAATCAGACGTTGCTGAAGAACTGGACCGGCTGGATTCTCACGTCAAAGAAACCCGGAATATTCTGAAAAAAGGTGGCGCCTGCGGCCGTCGTCTCGACTTCATGATGCAGGAGTTCAACCGTGAATCCAACACACTGGCTTCCAAATCAATCAGCGCCGACATCACCGCCTCCGGTGTTGAACTGAAAGTCCTGATTGAGCAAATGCGGGAACAGATCCAGAATATCGAATAG